A single window of Anomaloglossus baeobatrachus isolate aAnoBae1 chromosome 5, aAnoBae1.hap1, whole genome shotgun sequence DNA harbors:
- the LOC142312153 gene encoding gastrula zinc finger protein XlCGF66.1-like, which yields MDKDKEKMGERILHLTLEILFWLTGEDCTVVSEGWGRPLSPITGTPPHPPIHEDINDQKILELTYKMIELLTGEIPIRCQDVAVYFSMEEWEYLEGHKDQYKDVMMEDPQPLTSAGNRQD from the exons atggataaggaCAAGGAGAAGATgggggagaggatattacacctcaccctagagatcctcttctggcttactggagag gattgcacagtagtgtctgagggatggggaagacccctgagcccaatcacagggactccacctcaccccccgatacatgaggacatcaatgaccagaagatcctagaactcacctacaagatgattgagctgctgactggagag attcctataaggtgtcaggatgtcgctgtctatttctccatggaggagtgggagtatttagaaggacataaAGAtcagtacaaggacgtcatgatggaggatccccagcccctcacatcagcaggtaatagacaggactaa